In Sphingobacterium sp. SYP-B4668, the sequence GCCAAACTCCCCTATATCCCTTCTCGGGATATAGACCAATCTGACATCTTCAATTGTTTTATAGCGGAACAGCACATAGGTCTTACCGATAAACATTTCCGAGACCTCCGCTTTAATAGTGGGATCCTTCTTTTGAGCGGTAGCAGCCAACTCTTCTCTTTTTTGCTTGATAAGGTTGATGCGTTGGATTGGGTCCGTGATATTTGCCACTGCCGCCAACACCTGATTAGACACATCTTCATAAGAGTCGGTAATTCTAATTGTCAATCCTTTTGCTTGAACCTCTTGCTCAAATGAATTGGCGACAAACCCATTCTTTAGGTAATCTTTCTCCGGTGTACTTGCTAGTTGTACCGCACTGAAAGCGCAATGATGATTGGTCACGATAAGTCCTTTTCCAGAGACAAACGAGCCTGTACATCCACTAATTTGGACCAACGCATCTACTAATCCAACTTTTCCTGGATTGTAAATATCTTTCTCATTGATCTTCAACCCCGCAGCCTTTAATCCGGCTCGATTCAGTTCACTCAGGGGAAACATGCCTTCATCTGGAGCTTTTGCCGAGAAATGGATGGTGCTAACGGTAAAAAGCAACGCTATTGCCAATCCTTTTTTATTAAAAATATTCATATGTTGTTCATTATACTTTCGATGACAATATAATCCTCAAACTTGACGAAATATGAATGGGAGGGAATGCTTTCCTAAATACACAGGTGCGTTTTACAATGTGCGCTGCTATATCTAGATGATTGTCTTCTAAATTCATTTATACCTGCCAAAATTAAGACTTCAAATGTACTAAAACTTTGGAAGAGGATCGGCAGTATCTTCGAAGAAACCATTATTAATAGGCTTTTGCTGAAAAACTTGCTACTTTTGTATAATCAAAATTGATATTATGACGCTAGTTCAATTAGAATACATTATAGCGGTAGACACTTATCGCAGTTTTGTAGCTGCTGCCGAAAAGTGTTTTGTGACTCAACCGACTTTAAGTATGCAAATTCAAAAACTGGAAGAATCATTGGGTGCTAAGATATTTGACAGGAGTAGGCAGCCTGTCATACCTACTGAAATAGGAGAAAAAATCATTACCCAAGCCCGTATCGTCCTGACCGAAAGTCGTAAAATAGGGGAAGTTGTACAACAGAATAAAGGAGAACTAGAAGGAGCTCTAAAAATAGGAGTCATACCTACGGTAGCTCCATATCTGCTACCCCGTGTTTTGGCATCCTTTATGCTAAAGTATCCTAAGTTACAATTACAGGTTTGGGAATACACAACAGAGCGTATTCTGCACGAACTCAAAGTAGGTATCTTGGACTGCGGAATATTATCTACTCCATTGCATGATCATAATATATTGGAATCCCCCCTTTTCTACGAAACATTTGTAGGCTATGTTTCAAAAAAGAGCGATTTGTTTGAAAAAAAAGTCATCAGCACAGACGATATGGCTCATGAAAAATTATGGTTGTTGAACGAAGGGCATTGCATGCGAGGGCAGGTACTGAATATTTGTCATTACAAACATAATATGGACGGTAATTTTGAATACAATACTGGAAGTGTGGAGACCCTCAAAAGAATGGTGGATATCAATTCGGGAATGACTATCCTGCCTGAGATGAGTATCATGGATTATGACGAAGAGCAATTGGCACATGTCCGGTACTTCAAGTCTCCCGAACCTGTAAGAGAAATCAGCATCGTTACAACTCAAAATTTTGTCAAACGCCAGGCAATACAAGCCTTAGAAAAAGAAATATTGCGCGTAATACCTGATCGGTTTAAAAATAAAAAAAGAAAAGATGTGATGGAGTTTAAGCTCTAAAACTAGAAGACAATATGAGTACGAAATTTTGGCAAAAGCTTGAGGGATTGAACAAGTGGCGGATGAAAAAAATTTCCAATCGAAATTTTCTCATTATCCTGGCGGCTTTGGTAGGGATAATAGGAGGAGTAGCCGCTTCTGTGTTGAAAGGAATGACACATTTTATTGCTTCAGCGTTACAAGATGATGTGGAGTGGCACTACAAGTATTCATTTTACCTTATCTTTCCATTGATTGGGATACTATTAAGTGTACTCTACATCCGTAAATTTTTGAAAGGAAAAAATTTCGAACACGGTATTACACCTATCATCTACGCTATCTCGAGACGCTCCAGCAAGATTGAAGCCCACAATGTATATTCTCAAATCGTTACGAGTGCTATTACTGTTGGTTTCGGTGGGTCTTGCGGCTTAGAAGCTCCAATTGCGTACAGCGGCTCCGCGATAGGTTCAAATGTGGCTCGGTTTTTTGGTTTGCAATATAAAGAAATAACCATGCTACTAGCATGTGGCGCTGCTGCGGGTATTTCAGGGGC encodes:
- a CDS encoding hydrogen peroxide-inducible genes activator translates to MTLVQLEYIIAVDTYRSFVAAAEKCFVTQPTLSMQIQKLEESLGAKIFDRSRQPVIPTEIGEKIITQARIVLTESRKIGEVVQQNKGELEGALKIGVIPTVAPYLLPRVLASFMLKYPKLQLQVWEYTTERILHELKVGILDCGILSTPLHDHNILESPLFYETFVGYVSKKSDLFEKKVISTDDMAHEKLWLLNEGHCMRGQVLNICHYKHNMDGNFEYNTGSVETLKRMVDINSGMTILPEMSIMDYDEEQLAHVRYFKSPEPVREISIVTTQNFVKRQAIQALEKEILRVIPDRFKNKKRKDVMEFKL